One window of Marinomonas primoryensis genomic DNA carries:
- the queC gene encoding 7-cyano-7-deazaguanine synthase QueC: MPEKVVVVYSGGMDSFTVLNTAIQNGLDVYALSFDYGQKHSKELEVAAQVCRTLGVSHKVVDITAINSLMANSSLTGDTKIPEGHYEDDSMKSTVVPNRNMVLLSMAIAYAVSLEAGKVYYGAHSGDHHIYPDCRPEFVDAMNAVSKIANYQSVEIVTPFLYSSKGDILKAGLSMNLDYANTWTCYNGREKSCGKCGACCERLDAFREQGKTDPLDYEI; this comes from the coding sequence ATGCCAGAAAAAGTCGTCGTGGTGTATTCAGGAGGAATGGATTCATTTACCGTTTTGAACACAGCAATCCAAAATGGATTAGACGTTTATGCTCTGTCTTTTGACTATGGACAAAAGCACAGCAAAGAACTAGAAGTGGCAGCACAAGTCTGCCGAACGCTTGGCGTTTCCCATAAAGTCGTTGATATTACGGCGATCAATAGCTTAATGGCGAATTCATCACTCACTGGTGACACGAAGATTCCAGAAGGCCATTACGAAGACGACAGCATGAAATCAACTGTCGTCCCAAATCGCAATATGGTTTTGCTCTCTATGGCGATTGCTTACGCTGTTTCTTTAGAAGCAGGCAAAGTCTATTACGGCGCCCATTCTGGTGATCATCATATCTACCCTGATTGCCGTCCTGAATTTGTCGACGCCATGAACGCAGTCTCTAAAATTGCCAATTATCAATCTGTAGAAATCGTCACGCCCTTTTTGTATTCATCTAAAGGCGACATTTTGAAAGCGGGGTTGAGTATGAATCTGGACTACGCCAATACATGGACTTGTTACAATGGCCGTGAAAAATCCTGTGGGAAATGCGGTGCATGCTGTGAACGCCTTGACGCATTTAGAGAGCAAGGCAAAACAGACCCATTGGATTACGAAATCTAA
- the queE gene encoding 7-carboxy-7-deazaguanine synthase, producing the protein MYSIKEAFYSLQGEGAHAGRPALFCRFTGCNLWSGLEKTRSQSDCQFCDTDFIGTDGQNGGKFKTASQLRSHIDALWPSGHGHKYVVFTGGEPALQLDTSLIKEMKDHGYMIAIETNGTLALPDGIDWICVSPKTPKKLVITKGDELKLVYPQEQLDPEQFETLDFDNFYLQPMDQGHLSVDQIPLINTQEATLHYCLSHPRWRLSLQTHKMLNID; encoded by the coding sequence ATGTATTCAATCAAAGAAGCCTTTTATTCATTACAAGGCGAAGGTGCCCATGCGGGCCGCCCTGCTCTATTTTGTCGTTTTACTGGCTGTAATCTATGGTCTGGTTTAGAAAAAACGCGTTCTCAATCCGACTGTCAATTTTGCGACACTGATTTTATCGGTACCGATGGGCAGAATGGTGGAAAATTTAAAACCGCCTCACAGTTACGCTCACACATTGATGCGCTTTGGCCATCTGGTCATGGGCATAAATACGTGGTTTTTACCGGTGGCGAACCAGCACTCCAACTGGATACCAGCCTCATCAAAGAAATGAAAGATCATGGCTACATGATTGCCATAGAAACCAATGGCACGTTAGCGCTGCCAGATGGCATAGACTGGATCTGCGTGAGCCCCAAGACGCCCAAAAAATTGGTTATTACCAAGGGCGATGAATTAAAACTGGTTTACCCACAAGAACAACTTGATCCTGAACAATTTGAAACCTTAGATTTTGATAATTTTTATTTACAACCTATGGATCAAGGTCATTTATCAGTGGATCAAATCCCTTTGATCAATACTCAAGAAGCCACATTACACTATTGTTTATCGCATCCACGGTGGCGTCTTAGCTTACAAACACATAAAATGCTCAACATTGATTAG
- a CDS encoding AzlC family ABC transporter permease: MNTLQHMRRGAVASIPMIVGGIPFGLLFGSLASSYGLSPWFAIAMSAIVFAGSAQFVALGLIALHAPIWVIVSTTFIVNLRHLLYAADLVKFVKHLPMPIRAVMGFGLIDETYAAVRPMYEIGAADEGNGHKVYLGSFISFYVMWNVTTILGVLSGELIPGMSEWGLEFAMVATFIGIITPYLKRRPFWFCMLSAGVASVLLSGLPNNLGLLVSAVIGVAVGYFADYSASNKEKSEGNKIQGAEK; encoded by the coding sequence ATGAATACATTGCAGCATATGCGGCGCGGCGCGGTCGCCTCAATTCCTATGATCGTTGGTGGGATTCCGTTTGGTCTTCTGTTTGGGTCTTTAGCCTCAAGTTATGGGTTGAGCCCGTGGTTCGCTATTGCAATGTCGGCCATCGTATTCGCAGGCTCAGCGCAATTTGTTGCGCTTGGTTTAATTGCCTTGCATGCGCCGATCTGGGTGATCGTGTCGACCACTTTTATTGTTAATCTTCGTCACCTTTTATACGCTGCGGATTTGGTGAAATTTGTCAAACATTTGCCTATGCCGATCCGAGCTGTGATGGGTTTTGGGTTGATTGATGAAACCTATGCGGCGGTTCGTCCTATGTATGAAATTGGCGCTGCAGATGAAGGAAATGGACATAAGGTGTATTTAGGGTCTTTTATTTCGTTTTATGTCATGTGGAATGTTACGACAATATTGGGTGTTTTATCCGGTGAACTCATTCCAGGTATGAGTGAATGGGGGTTAGAATTCGCAATGGTGGCGACCTTTATTGGTATTATCACGCCCTATTTAAAGCGCAGACCTTTTTGGTTTTGCATGCTAAGTGCTGGGGTTGCATCGGTGCTTTTATCTGGCTTGCCAAATAATCTTGGGCTGCTTGTGTCGGCGGTGATCGGCGTTGCGGTTGGTTACTTTGCGGACTATTCGGCGTCCAATAAAGAAAAGTCAGAAGGCAATAAAATACAGGGGGCAGAAAAATGA
- a CDS encoding UDP-2,3-diacylglucosamine diphosphatase — protein MIRYFISDLHLSDKRPDLIRAFVQMTEELIQRQEEAELYILGDFYEAWIGDDFHADWNTQVENALATLSQSGIALYFLHGNRDFLIGSAWLDKVGATLIHEQTLLPLNNTSVLLTHGDEYCLEDTEYQAFRKTVRSTAWQEQILSLPLEQRLALAAQLRNDSKSMAAEKSISIMDVTESAVGDSLNLLHCKTVIHGHTHRPEVHKVHDYLRCVLGDWDEFIWLAHIEGDIYTQRKASVTEFIQNGLNGLKEAHHERLL, from the coding sequence ATGATCCGTTATTTCATTTCAGATCTGCACCTTAGTGACAAACGCCCGGATTTGATCCGGGCGTTTGTTCAAATGACGGAAGAGCTTATTCAGCGTCAAGAAGAAGCGGAGCTTTATATACTCGGTGATTTTTATGAAGCTTGGATCGGTGACGACTTTCATGCCGATTGGAATACGCAAGTAGAAAACGCGCTCGCCACATTATCTCAATCTGGCATTGCCTTATATTTCTTGCATGGTAATAGGGACTTTCTCATCGGCAGCGCGTGGCTAGATAAAGTGGGGGCAACCCTTATTCATGAGCAAACATTATTGCCTTTGAATAACACTTCCGTTCTTTTAACCCATGGCGATGAATATTGTTTGGAAGATACCGAGTATCAAGCATTTAGAAAGACGGTACGCTCTACAGCATGGCAAGAGCAAATTTTATCCTTGCCATTAGAGCAACGCCTCGCTCTTGCGGCGCAACTGCGTAACGACAGCAAGTCCATGGCGGCAGAAAAGTCGATAAGTATCATGGATGTCACTGAATCGGCTGTCGGTGATTCACTTAACCTTCTCCATTGCAAGACAGTCATCCATGGGCACACACACCGCCCTGAGGTGCATAAAGTACACGACTATTTGCGTTGTGTTCTAGGCGATTGGGACGAGTTTATTTGGCTAGCTCATATTGAGGGAGACATTTATACTCAACGCAAAGCGTCCGTCACGGAGTTTATTCAAAACGGATTAAATGGGCTAAAAGAAGCTCATCACGAGAGACTCCTCTAA
- a CDS encoding peptidylprolyl isomerase — protein MIILHTNHGDIHVELDYEKAPKSAKNFEEYVTSGFYDGVIFHRVINGFMVQGGGFEPGMTQKENRTAIENEADNGLKNEIGTLAMARTMDPHSASAQFFINIADNSFLNHRSKTPDGWGYAVFGKVTAGMDVVNKIKEVKTTMKSGHQDVPAEDVIIESAELVKSEG, from the coding sequence ATGATCATTTTACATACAAACCACGGCGACATTCATGTCGAGCTTGATTACGAAAAAGCGCCTAAATCAGCGAAAAATTTTGAAGAATATGTTACATCAGGTTTCTATGATGGCGTTATCTTCCACCGTGTAATCAATGGTTTCATGGTTCAAGGCGGTGGTTTTGAACCTGGTATGACGCAAAAAGAAAACCGTACTGCAATTGAGAACGAAGCGGACAACGGTTTAAAAAATGAAATTGGTACTTTGGCGATGGCTCGCACAATGGACCCACATTCCGCTTCTGCACAATTTTTTATCAACATCGCGGACAACAGCTTCCTAAATCATCGTAGCAAAACGCCAGATGGTTGGGGCTATGCTGTATTTGGTAAAGTAACAGCGGGCATGGACGTCGTAAACAAAATCAAAGAAGTCAAAACTACGATGAAATCAGGGCACCAAGATGTACCTGCTGAAGACGTGATCATCGAAAGCGCTGAACTAGTAAAAAGCGAAGGGTAA
- a CDS encoding GNAT family N-acetyltransferase, protein MEQFGVLTLGSRLKRLSDYLFAQVQEVYVQCDIPISATYFPILKLLQTVGGLSVVEIAEQLHLSHPAVSKQTTKMIKAKLLEKTVDERDQRRSSLRISAHGEDAMFRVEPILIELKILIEEAAAFSSRDFMESLAQLEAQTMDGRLADKVLDRLHCIHIESFKSSHQDDFYALNMAWLKAHFPTQITEYDHLVLLNPQTHVLEKGGNVWVATRRANKKGGKDRVLGAVVLMVNGNGSVAEIQKLSVVEHCRRKGIADALLSHVIDFAMSKGITTLTLETASNLNAAKSLYRKHGFVEKTPHKPSIYERTDIYMEKQLKDAL, encoded by the coding sequence ATGGAGCAATTTGGTGTATTAACACTAGGAAGTCGATTGAAACGGCTCAGCGATTATTTATTTGCCCAAGTACAAGAAGTCTATGTTCAGTGTGATATCCCTATTTCAGCAACGTATTTTCCGATACTGAAATTGCTGCAAACAGTAGGGGGTTTATCTGTCGTGGAAATTGCAGAGCAATTGCATTTAAGTCACCCTGCGGTTAGCAAGCAAACGACAAAAATGATTAAGGCGAAGTTACTCGAAAAAACGGTAGATGAACGCGATCAGCGACGATCTTCTCTGCGTATTTCTGCGCATGGGGAAGATGCCATGTTTCGTGTTGAACCCATACTAATCGAGCTGAAAATTCTTATTGAAGAAGCCGCGGCATTTTCAAGTCGTGATTTTATGGAAAGTTTGGCTCAGCTTGAAGCTCAAACAATGGATGGGCGACTGGCCGATAAGGTGTTAGATCGCCTGCATTGTATCCATATTGAATCTTTTAAATCGTCTCATCAAGATGACTTTTATGCTCTGAATATGGCTTGGTTAAAAGCGCATTTTCCCACCCAAATTACAGAGTACGACCATCTAGTGTTATTGAACCCTCAAACGCATGTATTAGAAAAAGGTGGCAATGTATGGGTCGCTACACGTAGAGCGAATAAAAAAGGCGGGAAAGACAGAGTGCTTGGGGCGGTTGTCTTGATGGTTAATGGCAACGGAAGCGTTGCAGAAATTCAAAAGCTGTCAGTTGTAGAGCATTGTAGAAGAAAGGGCATCGCGGATGCTTTGCTATCACATGTTATTGATTTTGCTATGTCAAAAGGGATAACAACGCTGACCCTCGAAACGGCTTCTAATCTCAACGCAGCGAAAAGCCTTTATAGAAAACATGGTTTCGTAGAAAAGACACCGCACAAACCATCTATCTATGAGCGAACGGACATCTATATGGAAAAACAATTAAAGGATGCTTTATGA
- a CDS encoding formylglycine-generating enzyme family protein has translation MNDFYDPKKLKIGQNVGVELDPYILNYPMDNHKTTWVADQGGRPFVLRFFQSNKGKVEDFLQNARKYAGVKHPAITPNYPPFYSKLWVFSCSAVCGGENLYSFLGKYPDGAPLNVVIGLFDNIAKALDQVHKNDLLHGHLDLNSIHVVNGLGLMTGFGVHNWMSQIDDSVMDARFFPPEYLKKGQKRTPASDSFAFMKLLMAALLGESILDKDFTTSLPDTHPSLSDTTWGRLLKWSRENERHRPKSLVEVIRIIRANLYKPEVSNSSVAKRAVKRYVRNTKPKIIVICTFVAISILAAIILWPSTPPEKITPAPKTVPKVEVITPFEALPQTLEEPLISGGTAPKIEKIPPATFIMGDQNRMGDDNEKPPHEVDIPNGFYISKYEVTFDQYDKFANATGRELPPDNGWGRGQRPVINISWYDAKAYTTWISSQTNQEYRLPTEIEWEYSARADSSTSFWYGNTVKPGYSVCDSCGSQWDGVSSAQVGSQASNPLGLFDMHGNVAEWVEDCYHDNYDGAPTKNEVWLANQCENRVLRGGSWFDIPRVGRSATRYRAEPVLKASNWGFRVVRIIQQSNGLSKSE, from the coding sequence ATGAATGATTTTTATGACCCCAAAAAACTAAAAATTGGCCAAAATGTAGGAGTCGAACTCGATCCATACATTTTAAACTACCCAATGGATAACCATAAAACCACTTGGGTTGCAGACCAAGGTGGAAGGCCTTTTGTCCTGCGTTTTTTCCAATCCAACAAAGGAAAAGTTGAAGACTTCTTACAAAATGCCAGAAAATATGCAGGCGTAAAACACCCTGCCATCACACCAAACTACCCACCCTTTTACTCAAAACTATGGGTCTTTTCGTGTTCTGCTGTATGTGGTGGAGAAAACCTCTACAGTTTTTTAGGAAAATACCCAGATGGAGCCCCTTTAAATGTAGTGATTGGTCTATTCGATAATATTGCCAAAGCGTTAGATCAAGTACATAAAAATGATCTGCTCCATGGACATTTAGACTTAAATTCAATTCATGTCGTTAATGGGCTTGGCCTTATGACGGGATTCGGCGTTCACAATTGGATGAGTCAAATTGATGACAGCGTTATGGATGCCCGCTTCTTCCCACCAGAATATTTAAAAAAAGGTCAAAAGCGCACACCAGCATCGGATAGTTTTGCCTTTATGAAACTCCTCATGGCCGCCTTACTTGGAGAATCGATTCTCGATAAAGACTTCACTACGAGCCTACCAGACACACACCCAAGTTTAAGTGACACCACATGGGGTCGTTTACTGAAATGGAGTAGAGAAAATGAGCGCCATAGGCCAAAATCCTTGGTTGAAGTCATTCGAATCATTCGCGCAAACCTCTATAAGCCTGAAGTAAGTAACAGTTCGGTGGCTAAGCGAGCCGTGAAACGCTATGTACGCAATACCAAACCAAAAATCATCGTTATATGTACTTTTGTCGCCATAAGCATTTTGGCGGCTATCATTTTATGGCCTAGCACACCACCTGAAAAAATCACTCCCGCCCCAAAAACTGTACCTAAGGTGGAAGTAATAACGCCGTTTGAGGCATTGCCGCAAACATTAGAAGAGCCACTTATTTCTGGCGGAACAGCACCCAAAATAGAAAAAATCCCTCCTGCGACCTTTATCATGGGTGATCAAAACAGAATGGGAGATGATAATGAAAAACCACCCCATGAAGTCGATATCCCCAATGGCTTTTATATTAGTAAATACGAAGTTACCTTTGACCAATATGATAAATTTGCCAATGCAACTGGTCGAGAGCTACCTCCAGATAATGGCTGGGGCCGAGGGCAACGCCCTGTAATCAACATCAGCTGGTATGACGCAAAAGCCTATACGACTTGGATATCCAGCCAAACAAATCAAGAGTATCGCCTCCCAACAGAAATTGAATGGGAGTATTCGGCAAGAGCAGACTCAAGTACCTCATTTTGGTATGGAAACACGGTAAAGCCTGGTTACAGCGTCTGTGATAGCTGCGGAAGTCAATGGGACGGTGTATCTTCCGCCCAAGTTGGCAGTCAAGCCAGTAACCCACTTGGTTTGTTTGACATGCATGGCAATGTAGCGGAATGGGTAGAAGATTGTTACCACGACAACTATGACGGCGCGCCGACAAAAAATGAAGTGTGGCTGGCCAATCAATGTGAAAACCGAGTATTAAGAGGCGGATCTTGGTTCGATATTCCAAGAGTTGGCCGAAGTGCAACAAGATACCGCGCAGAACCGGTATTAAAAGCCAGCAATTGGGGCTTTAGGGTGGTGAGGATTATTCAGCAATCTAATGGTTTATCTAAATCAGAATAA
- a CDS encoding bifunctional aconitate hydratase 2/2-methylisocitrate dehydratase translates to MSLYSEYLQEIENRKGQGLHPKPIDSDALLSEIIAQIKDTGNEYRADSLNFFIYNTLPGTTSAAVVKAKFLKEIILIESVVAEITPTFAFELLSHMKGGPSVEVLLDLALSDNTSVAVPAADVLKTQVFLYEADMERLEVAFKAGNAIAQDILQSYAAAEFFTKLPEIDEEIGVVTYIAAEGDISTDLLSPGNQAHSRSDRELHGKCMISPEAQVEIQELQKQHPGKKVMLIAEKGTMGVGSSRMSGVNNVALWAGKQASPYIPFVNFAPVVAGTNGISPIFLTTVGVTGGIGLDLKNWVKKLDTNGNPIMNENGDPVLEQTYSVETGTVLTINTKEKKLYNGDKELADISSAFTPQSVEFMKAGGSYAIVFGKKLQTFAAETLGVPLELVYAPSKEISHKGQGLTAVEKIFNKNAVGVMSKAALHAGSDVRVQVNIVGSQDTTGLMTSQELESMAATVISPIVDGAYQSGCHTASVWDSKAQANIPKLMQFMNKFGLITARDPKGVYRPMTDVIHKVLNDITVDDWAIIIGGDSHTRMSKGVAFGADSGTVGLALATGEATMPIPESVKVTFKGHLKDYMDFRDVVHATQAQMLKQFGDNVFQGRVIEVHIGTLLSDQAFTFTDWTAEMKAKASICISQDDTLIESLEISKSRIQIMIDKGMDNAIQTLKGLIKIADKRIGEIKSGEKAALAPDNNAKYFAELVVDLDQIDEPMIADPDVNNADVSKRYTHDTIRPVSFYKGEKKIDLGFVGSCMVHKGDMKIISQMLKNLEEQNGTINFKAPLVIAPPTYNIVDELKAEGDWDVLKKYAGFEFNDDAPKESARTKYENIMYLERPGCNLCMGNQEKAEKGDTVIATSTRLFQGRVVEDTAEKKGESLLSSTPIVVLSTILGRTPTMEEYKNAVKGIKLTDFAPPLDAMTTEPVEFIPVSNV, encoded by the coding sequence ATGAGCCTATATTCAGAGTACTTACAAGAAATTGAAAATCGAAAAGGTCAAGGATTACATCCTAAGCCGATTGATAGTGATGCGTTATTATCAGAAATCATTGCTCAAATTAAAGACACTGGTAACGAATACCGCGCGGATTCTCTTAATTTTTTCATCTATAACACATTACCAGGCACAACAAGCGCAGCCGTGGTAAAAGCTAAATTTCTGAAAGAAATTATTCTAATTGAATCTGTCGTAGCTGAAATCACACCGACATTTGCTTTTGAATTGTTATCTCACATGAAAGGCGGCCCTTCTGTTGAAGTGCTTCTTGATCTTGCTTTATCTGATAACACGTCAGTTGCTGTACCTGCAGCAGACGTTCTGAAGACTCAAGTCTTCTTGTATGAAGCTGATATGGAACGCCTTGAAGTTGCTTTCAAAGCGGGCAATGCCATTGCTCAAGACATTCTGCAAAGCTACGCTGCAGCAGAGTTTTTTACTAAGCTACCTGAAATAGATGAAGAAATTGGTGTTGTAACTTACATCGCCGCAGAAGGTGATATTTCTACCGATTTACTCTCTCCTGGTAATCAAGCTCACTCCCGTTCAGACCGTGAGTTGCACGGAAAGTGCATGATCTCTCCAGAAGCACAAGTGGAAATCCAAGAACTTCAAAAGCAACATCCTGGCAAAAAAGTGATGCTAATCGCTGAAAAAGGCACGATGGGCGTAGGCTCTTCGAGAATGTCAGGCGTTAATAACGTAGCGCTTTGGGCCGGTAAACAAGCAAGCCCTTATATTCCATTTGTGAACTTTGCTCCTGTTGTTGCAGGTACGAACGGCATTTCACCTATATTCTTAACGACTGTTGGTGTGACGGGCGGTATTGGTTTAGACCTTAAAAACTGGGTTAAAAAGCTTGATACTAATGGCAACCCAATTATGAACGAAAATGGCGACCCGGTTCTTGAGCAGACTTACTCTGTTGAAACCGGCACCGTACTAACCATTAACACTAAAGAAAAGAAACTGTATAACGGCGATAAAGAGCTTGCCGATATTTCTTCCGCTTTCACACCTCAATCTGTTGAGTTCATGAAGGCCGGTGGTTCTTACGCGATTGTATTCGGTAAAAAACTGCAAACCTTCGCCGCTGAAACGCTTGGTGTTCCCTTAGAGCTTGTCTATGCTCCTTCTAAAGAAATTTCGCATAAAGGCCAAGGCTTGACAGCTGTTGAGAAAATTTTCAACAAAAATGCTGTTGGCGTAATGTCTAAAGCGGCGTTACACGCTGGCTCTGATGTTCGCGTACAAGTGAATATTGTAGGATCGCAAGATACAACAGGCTTAATGACGTCTCAAGAGCTTGAATCAATGGCGGCAACCGTCATCTCTCCTATTGTTGATGGTGCTTACCAATCAGGTTGCCACACAGCGTCTGTTTGGGATTCAAAAGCACAAGCGAATATTCCAAAACTAATGCAGTTTATGAATAAGTTTGGTCTTATTACCGCTCGTGATCCGAAAGGTGTTTATCGCCCAATGACAGATGTTATTCATAAAGTATTGAATGACATTACGGTTGATGATTGGGCAATCATTATCGGTGGCGACTCTCATACTCGTATGTCTAAAGGTGTTGCCTTCGGCGCTGACTCTGGAACTGTTGGTCTTGCACTAGCAACGGGTGAAGCAACGATGCCGATTCCTGAGTCTGTCAAAGTAACCTTTAAAGGTCATTTGAAGGACTACATGGATTTCCGTGATGTGGTTCATGCTACTCAAGCTCAAATGCTTAAGCAATTTGGCGATAACGTGTTCCAAGGTCGAGTGATTGAAGTACATATTGGTACTTTACTGTCTGACCAAGCGTTTACCTTTACAGATTGGACTGCCGAAATGAAGGCAAAAGCATCCATCTGTATTTCTCAAGATGATACGCTCATTGAATCTTTAGAGATCTCGAAGAGCCGTATTCAAATCATGATTGATAAAGGCATGGACAATGCAATCCAAACGCTTAAAGGCTTAATTAAAATAGCGGATAAGCGAATTGGAGAAATCAAATCTGGTGAAAAAGCGGCGTTAGCACCAGATAACAATGCTAAGTACTTTGCGGAATTGGTTGTTGATCTAGACCAAATTGACGAACCAATGATTGCCGATCCTGACGTTAACAACGCGGATGTATCTAAGCGTTACACACATGACACTATTCGCCCTGTTTCTTTCTATAAAGGTGAGAAGAAAATAGACCTTGGTTTTGTTGGATCATGTATGGTTCATAAGGGAGATATGAAAATCATCTCTCAAATGCTTAAGAACCTAGAAGAACAAAACGGCACAATCAACTTCAAAGCACCACTTGTTATCGCGCCACCAACATACAACATTGTTGATGAGTTAAAAGCGGAAGGCGATTGGGATGTTTTGAAAAAATACGCCGGTTTCGAATTTAATGACGATGCACCAAAAGAATCTGCTCGTACTAAATACGAAAACATCATGTATCTAGAACGTCCAGGCTGTAACCTTTGTATGGGTAATCAGGAGAAAGCTGAGAAAGGCGATACGGTTATTGCCACTTCAACACGCCTTTTCCAAGGCCGAGTCGTAGAAGATACGGCAGAGAAGAAAGGTGAATCATTATTGTCTTCTACTCCGATCGTTGTACTTTCAACTATTCTTGGTCGTACACCAACCATGGAAGAGTACAAAAATGCCGTTAAAGGCATCAAACTAACGGACTTTGCGCCACCGCTTGATGCAATGACAACAGAACCAGTCGAGTTTATTCCTGTTAGTAACGTCTAA
- a CDS encoding tRNA-(ms[2]io[6]A)-hydroxylase: MLSAYPELVEFLPCESPKAWVNCALENQTLLLNDHAHCEKKAASTAMNLMYRYVDRDNLLHKMSRLAREELLHFEQVHKLMRSRGIAYEHLSASRYADGLRKHIRTHEPARLIDILIIGAFVEARSCERFAALAPHLDDELSKFYISLLKSEARHFEDYLELAQEYASDSIEERVTFFRNIEHQLIVEPDVEFRVHSGPPMQV, translated from the coding sequence ATGTTATCAGCGTATCCAGAGCTTGTTGAATTTCTTCCGTGTGAATCCCCTAAAGCGTGGGTGAATTGCGCTCTTGAGAACCAAACTTTGCTATTAAATGATCATGCTCACTGTGAGAAAAAAGCAGCGTCGACAGCAATGAACTTAATGTACCGCTATGTTGATCGCGATAATTTGTTGCACAAGATGTCTCGTTTGGCTCGTGAAGAGCTACTACACTTTGAACAAGTTCATAAATTGATGCGCAGCAGAGGCATCGCCTACGAACACTTGTCAGCATCGCGCTACGCCGATGGTTTGCGCAAACACATTCGTACTCATGAACCAGCTCGCCTTATAGATATACTTATCATAGGTGCATTTGTAGAAGCGCGTTCTTGTGAACGATTTGCTGCACTGGCGCCACATTTGGATGACGAGTTGTCCAAATTCTATATTTCATTATTGAAATCTGAAGCGCGTCATTTTGAAGACTATCTTGAGCTTGCACAAGAGTATGCTAGTGATTCTATTGAAGAACGTGTGACATTTTTTAGAAATATAGAGCATCAACTTATTGTTGAGCCAGATGTAGAGTTTCGTGTGCACAGTGGTCCACCAATGCAAGTGTAG
- a CDS encoding AzlD domain-containing protein has translation MNLIDAVLIISGMFVVTFGVRFVLFARAHKVVMPDFLERALKFVPVAVLTAIITPMILMPDQHINMSLFNPWLLGGIAAFVVGIWRQQQLLTILVGVIVFFVSKYVLSA, from the coding sequence ATGAATTTAATCGATGCTGTATTGATTATTTCGGGCATGTTCGTAGTGACCTTTGGAGTGCGATTTGTCTTGTTTGCTCGTGCTCATAAAGTGGTAATGCCCGATTTTTTGGAGAGGGCGCTGAAGTTCGTTCCTGTCGCCGTGTTAACCGCGATCATAACACCAATGATATTGATGCCAGATCAGCACATCAATATGTCTTTATTCAATCCTTGGTTGCTGGGTGGTATCGCCGCTTTTGTTGTCGGTATTTGGCGGCAACAGCAGTTGCTTACCATTTTGGTGGGAGTGATCGTTTTTTTTGTGTCGAAATACGTTCTTTCGGCTTAG